GAGAATTCTTCAAGAAGGACACTGACATTGCTTGTATggaacataatataatatataagataCAAAAATACAGTCTTATGACAATATCAAAAAAAAGTGTGAGAGGCATTCCCTGGTTCTTCATGTATAGTCTCAGAGCAGGCATCATCAGGgtttttttcaattctttatgGGAGCTGCTCttcaaaactattttcttttaaatatttatctttattttatgtgcattggtgttttgcctgcatatatgtctataagGCTtttggagtccctggaactggagttacagacagctgtgagctgccatgcgggtgctgggaattgaaacctggtcatctggaagagcagtcagtgctcttaaccaccgagccatttctccagccctgacaaAACTGTTTTTGAGGAGGAATTACAAGTATTTCCTATGTGGTTTATCCACCTAAAAGTGGATTTCCTGTGTGAAGTGTGTTATATGATGTGATAGTCACTTGAACAGGAGGAAAAATCAGAAGAAGCTACTCTGGGTTTTAATTCAGTATACAATAGGTACTCAAGTGTATGGGAATATGTTTCTTCAGTAACTACAAAGCATCTCATATCTTCACTTTTTTTTCAGAGGAAAATAGGATCTTTGGAGAATTTGGAAGTTATTaagtagaaaagtaattaagtaaAATCATTAAGTTAAAAAAACCTAAGTTTCTGGCAAATGAGGTATATAGCCTGAAGCTCAGGCACTTTCTGTTGTCTCACATTGATTTACATTTACAAAGTTCTTGGATCATTCTGTAGCTTTATTtgtttctctgtcctttctccatcTTTACCCTTTTCAGTCTCTATTTATTGTTTTGTGGTGTTGGGCAATGAACCCAGGGTCCTGTTCAAGGCAGACAAACTCCTTACTAGCTTGCTCTGCTCCCTCTCACtgttcttatttatgtatttttagacagagtctttctGAGttactcaggttggccttgaactcactctgacACCCTGGTAGGactgaactcacaatcttcctgttACTGCTTCCAGAAAGAATTATGTTCTATTATGTGTTCAGCTCTAGTCTAAATATAATGAATGAGTCCCAGAGAATTAACTTTGTAACAGCAAAGTTTATATTGTTTAGTTCTTGGGCTCAAATTTAGTATCTTTAGAGTGTAAACCCATAAGACTTAGGACAACAGTGTCTggcacaaagaaaaatattgctaGTGCTATGTTTAGAACTACAAAGAATGGACCCATTTATAGCTGGTCATGGATGGAAGAAAGATTTATGTGGCTTTACCTGTCACTGTGGAACTACTATGGCTAGATTCAGAAAAAGTGATAAACATTACTTTCAATGTGTATCCCCTGGTAACCCCTGTATGTTACAAAGGATAGTTCTAATCCAATGAATCTGAGAGATGAACAGATAGAGAGGAGGAAGAGTTGAACACTGTTGAGAGAATGTAAgaatggtgagaggagagagtaACAGGAATgacttatatacatacacatgtgaaattataagagaaataataaaagttgaaaaaaatgtaGTCTGCACCAATGTGCTCTctatttgaaaacacaaaacttCAATACTTACTTGTTAGCCCCATCATCTTTAAGAACAGATATTTGAATATCACATGAGGTTTCTTTGTCCCAACTTTCCCAGGGACTAATTTGAAGCCTCTGTTCTTTCTAGCTATGACCCAAATGGTAGTGTCTCCTGGAGGTAAGTGACTAAGGAATGCATTGAGGGTATATGTTGAAGAGACATTAACCATGTATGCTCATGGATTACATGTGGAACAAGAGAGTAAGAGACCCAAAGCTGAATTATTCTGGTATTAAATTCTTGCTTGCTGAATGATTTATCACATTTTCAGTAGATATTTACCATGGATTTTGTAAACTAAGGAAGCTATTTTATAATGAGATTATGCAGTCAAATAAGGTAAGTGGTCAAACCTGAGCTTCAACAGGTTATGCTGTAGCACaagatggtattttaaaattCCCGTTTATTATTCCTTCTGAAACACCATCCttgttaatatttaatatttgtgaaattttcatttttgcctAAGCAAGTTTGAATTAAAGTTAGACAATTATCTACATAAGCTGCTTAAGTAATATggttcaaatattttttctttctcattttctctcttaaaataacatgcatatatctttgcttttattaataacatCATATATATTTAGAATGATATAATGGTTGTTCATAGTGTGTTAACTATACATTAAGCAGTATTCTGAGCAATTTCAACCTATAACTCACTACACTGTTTTCTTCCCTATTTTATAATGTGTTTACTTGTGGGggttactgagaattgaacccagggcctcatgtactCTGGGAAAGGCATACTTCAGCAATGTGTCCAtgtcttttcttaattttgaCAGGTAAAATACAATATCAAAATGTTATATGTGACCAACAGCAGTAGAATGAGTACGTTTATACTTTTGGGACTAACTGACAACCCGAAGCTGGAAGTCCCCCTGTTCATAACATTCACTTTCATCTATCTCATCACACTGATTGGGAATTTGGGCATGATTGTGTTGATCTGGCTGGACTCCCATCTCCACACTCCCATGTATATTTTCCTCAGTAATCTCTCTCTGGCAGACTGTGTTTACTCCTCAGCTGTGACTCCAAAGGTGATGGCTGGGCTTCTCACAGGGAATAAAGTTATCTCCTATGGGGGATGTGTTACACAAATGTTCTTCTTTGTGGCTTTTGCCAGTGTTGACGGTTTCCTACTTGCTGTAATGGCTTTTGACAGGCATGCTGCAGTTTGTAAGCCCTTACATTACACCACTACAATGACTGctagtgtgtgtgctcacatggtGACTGGCTGCTATGTGTTCAGCTTAGCTGAATCTTCTCTCTATACTGGGTTTATCTTTgatctctccttctgccattCTAATGTGATTCATCACTTTTTCTGTGATATCCCTCCAATCCTGTCTCTTTCTTGCTCTGATATATACGTGAATGAGATCGTGCTCTTTATCTTAGCCTCATTCAATGTCTTTTTTGCTCTGATAGTTATCTTGACCTCCTATGTATTCATATTCATTGCTATCCTGAAGATGCGTTCATCAGAAGGACGGAAGAAAGCCTTCTCTACTTGTGCAGCCCACCTCACCGCTGTGACCATATTCTATGGAACTGTACTCTTCATGTACCTACAGCCCAGTTCTAGTCATTCCATGGACAATGACCAAATGGCATCTGTGTTCTACACCATAGTAGTTCCCATGTTGAACCCGGTTGTCTATAGCTTAAGGAATAAAGAAGTTCATAATGCTTTCAAGAAAGTTGTTGAGAAAATGAAGACTTTTTTCAgttcctaatttttttaattttagattataaattttattgaaaataagtcatatttttgaaaaaatattgatgaaaatttaaatttttcatgtaaGTATTAGTTTTGCTTTCTCCCATTTTACTAAAGGATTTCCTCCTTTTGTTGATTACCATTGTTATTTAAGAGCAAGCATTGTACTGATCCTTGGTGGTAATTATTTAGTACTTGATAACAATACAAAGTTACAAAGCTGTATTACTGgatgtatctttttttattaagaatttttttattcattttacacaccaatcacagatccctctctttcATCCACCCTTCCCTTCAGCCTCCCCCTGCCAAAACCCAgtctccattccctcctacaagaaggtaagccctggcatgggagtcagcagagcctggtacattcagcagaggcaggtccgagcccctctccctgcctcaaggctgtgtgaggtgtcccacccctgttagtgggctccaaaaagccaggatTCTGATCctcaggaatggatcctgatcctactgccaggaggccccttgagcagatcatgctacacaactgtctcactatgcagagggcctagttcagtcccatggaggctccacaactACTGTTCTAAATTTCAccagttcccactagtttggtatggttgtctctgtaagtttttccattatgatcttgatgctccttgctcatagaatccttcctctttctccttgactggactcctggagcttggcctgttgtttggctgtgcatctctgcatctgcttccatcagttactggagaaaggcttgTGATGAGAGTTAGGGTATTTACTAATCTGATAACTGGAgtaagtcagttcaggcaccctctccactattgctagtaatctaagttggggtcatccttgcctatccccatgatgtctccctctattatgatctctttcattgttctcccactctgttcctgttctagctcaaccatcttattcccttatgttctcacccccaccccctaccctccattggccccctctcatccccagtttactcatggagatctcatgtgTCTTGCTactttcttccctccctgtcaAGAATGACTGACACCTCAGCGAACACCTTTAAACTTGCTTTTCCACTGAAACTCAGCCAAGCTCACCACAAAATATCTCTTCCTCAGTTTTTTATCATCTTTTTTAGACATGGTCTCCTGTAGTCCAGATTAGCCTTAAATTCACCATATAGCCAACATtaatcttgaattcctgatcctcctccctctgcctatCTCCAGTGCTGATTGTAGATGTGAACCACTAAGCCTggatttatgtggtgctggggatagaacccagagcTTTCTGCCTGTTAGAAATGCCCTTCGCCAGCTATGCCACATCCTCAtcactgtctttttaaagacaaaaaagtctatcaatatatatataaaagaaacataggAAAGTCTCAAAGTAATTCAGACTATCAGCCAGATACCCAGACTAGGATAACAGAAAGGGAAAGTAGCAAAGCTAGTTAGTTTGTATGCAAAGGCAGCTTTTCAGTGGCCTGATTTGTTactttcccccctttctttttttgttgtgatgtgttttgtttttggagacaagagtctcattatgtagtcttgGTTGACCTGGAACCAagatgtagagcaggctggccttgaactcacagagatccacttacctctacctcccatgtgctggaattaaaggcgtgttgGCACTTAATTTTAATTCAGGAGATTTAAAAATCTGTATGGTTAATCAGCTATCTATTGTTGTGTAAGAAGCTTCCTTAAAATTTAATGTCTTAAGAGAATGctttaatattttacataatcATATAAACAGcacaattcttttattttcatctatGTTCACCCGTGACATTCTTTATATTAAATAAGGTCATCTGAGCTTGAAGGCCTGAGATAGGTTCATTCTTTTATTGGTATTAAACGTGGATATTGTCTGGGTCTGTTTTCTATCCTCCAATGGCTGGGGCAGCTTGTTTGCAGGATACTCTTAAGAGAGTGTTTTCAAAATctgaaagtaaaagtaaaatactTCCTCCACTCTAAACTCCCACATTCTTCTTTTTAACAATATCACTGTATATCGCGTAAAGCAAGACCTACTCTAACTTAGAATTGATGTATGAAGAAAATTACCAACTCTTGGGAAAAGGAGAAGCGAAGAATTTGTGGCCATAAGATGATGACTCCAATCTGGTGACATTAGAATAATTTGACTGAgctaaaatgctaaaataaagaaagcaaaaaatagTGGCACAAGCAATCTACTTCTCAAACACCATAAACTAGTGTAGCATTGTGAAAATGCACTACTTTGTATGCTATGacatttttcccattttgtaatGAAGGCTCTGTTAAAACCAGAGATatatttatagaaagaaaaaaaacatttcacaGAAATCCACTACTCCTTTCTCTTGGAAGTCAAGTTTACTTTGTCTTTCCTTTACCAGAATTTTTATGAAGAAGTCTACAGAATGTGTAGATTGTTTCCAGTAGGATGCTGAGCATATATAAGCAACaccattttattcttttgctgCACTGTTCTCAGAAGACAATCTATAGATTCAGTCTAGGTGTCCTACGACAGATGGATGGGTAAAGAAAACATGACAATGTGCACAGCAGACTTCTATTCGGCCCCAAATAAGAAAGATATTATGATATTATAAGGAAAAAGCATGGCACTATAAATCATCAGGTTGAGAGAATTAAGGCAGATTCAGAAAAATTATTACATGCCTTCTTTCATATGGTTAAAGTTAGtataaaatcaataataaaaataattgaagtgGTAGATTTACTTCCTTTGAAGAGTATGTGGTGAGGCAAGGACTAGCACAGGGGGACTTGTGAGTGTAATAAAAGTGGTCACAATTAGAGCAAAATACAttcatgcatgaaaatgtcatagttATATCCAGTATactaagtaatttttaaatcaattaaagAGGTatagaaaaaacaaattataatgtatatgttaaaatttttttctttagcaatTTCATTAGTATCTACTAAGTGTACACAATGCTGAATATAATTATGACTTTTCTGTATATGctttgaatatattttgatcatatttacccccaGTATTATTCGTTATTAGCTACTTTACCACTTGTTTATATATAATTCTCCCCCtttcaattttatgtatttttctctaaATATCACTTATAAGAGAAATGTGTTGGTTGcaatggtttatttcacttacatgaCTGATCATTTTAAGTTAGAAATGACATGAATTATTCTCGCTTAAAGGTGGAATAATCTACTATACTATCTacctatctttctgtctgtcatctattaTCTGTCTACTTACTGTCTAGCATCATTGTCTACCTATCATAGTTTATTAATTTGTTGACCTGTACTTCATCTAATTATATGACAGTTATTTTGAACAGATCATCAATAAACATGGTTATGAAAATACCTTTTAACAGAATGACTTTGGGGGCAATTCAAACCCAGGAATAGTGTATGAAGATCATAAGTTAATTTTACTTTCAATCTCTTTTAGAGGTTACTTATAGCAGAGAATCATGaaagactcaaaggcagctgcatgaCTGGACTTCTACCATAGCATAGATGAAGACACAAAAGCTGAATAAACTTTCAGAGAGTTACGAGTCTCTCTTCCCCATGCCATTGCTACCTGCTTATATATCCCAGGGTTAGGGACTCATGATTTGGTAACTTTATAAGCTTTCGATCATGTAAACTCACACATTTGTTAGCTCCAAATCTTACGAAATTCCCTCTGTCCTCTAAGAGGgaatatttcatttgtatgatGTAGCTACACAATaatacgcgcgcgcgcgcatacacacacacgcacacacacacacacacacacacttacttccaGGAAATGTTGTGCATGACTGTTCTTTCTCAACAAGCTGATATAGGTAGATCTTTATAGACAATTAATTACTGCTTTTCTTGGTGAATAGAATGAAGTCCTGAGGATGTCCTCCTGGGCAGCAATTTCTCTGTGGACTTTGTGCATGTCCAAGTCCTTTGGATTCAAGACAATGGTGTCTAATATCCAACATGAATCTATAAGACACAATTTTAGAAGGAACAGCCTATGTGTCAAAGGCATTTTGGTATTTATTGAACATAGAAAGTTACTATTTtgtgaagttttattttaagattgCATATTTATTATAGGTAAGCAACAACATCCAGTTCAAACAAATGCTCAGTTAAAATTAACATTCAAGTTCACAAAGTTGTGCTCCTTCCTCTTAGAGTTGCTGGCCACTTCACAGAGTGCAAACAgacttccttctatttttttctcacaGGATCTCCATGTGGCAGGTTGGAGACTATTTTGTAACCCCCACATAATAATCACTTTTTCCTTGTATTTGTCTGTCTCTGGAGAACTTTGGTGTTCAATTAGTCATTAGTAAATAACTTCTTCATCAGGAGTTTTCCTTCTTTGAGAAGGACTTCCAACTGGATCCCAAGTGACACAGTGCCACCTTCCTTAAAGAGTAAGGAAGGTTTCGAGCTTAATCTGTTTTGTTCAGACTGCAGAAACAGAAGATCTGCTGTGTAAAGGTAACTATTTTCCTATAGAATAATCAGTTTAGCGTTCTGGCATCTAATGTCCTCCTGAGTTCATACCTCTTTACCAAGAGTGTAGACATCAGAACTGCTTTCTCTAAAGTAGACAATGGGGGATATTTCCAAATAGAAGATGGTATCATTATCACActttgaaatctatttttaagATAGTGCTTATAACATGGATAACTCTTAGCAAACAAATGAAGGATTGAATGAAGTCTATCTATGAACAACCACTTTCTTGTTTGCTGAGCTTTGTAGCATGTGTTTCTAAAGCAACGTTCTCACAGAACTTTACATGGACTTTTCACAGGCTCATGATCAAGTGTTCTGTTAATATGAAATTTATAGATAGAAGTA
The nucleotide sequence above comes from Peromyscus maniculatus bairdii isolate BWxNUB_F1_BW_parent chromosome 1, HU_Pman_BW_mat_3.1, whole genome shotgun sequence. Encoded proteins:
- the LOC102928608 gene encoding olfactory receptor 5B2-like; the protein is MLYVTNSSRMSTFILLGLTDNPKLEVPLFITFTFIYLITLIGNLGMIVLIWLDSHLHTPMYIFLSNLSLADCVYSSAVTPKVMAGLLTGNKVISYGGCVTQMFFFVAFASVDGFLLAVMAFDRHAAVCKPLHYTTTMTASVCAHMVTGCYVFSLAESSLYTGFIFDLSFCHSNVIHHFFCDIPPILSLSCSDIYVNEIVLFILASFNVFFALIVILTSYVFIFIAILKMRSSEGRKKAFSTCAAHLTAVTIFYGTVLFMYLQPSSSHSMDNDQMASVFYTIVVPMLNPVVYSLRNKEVHNAFKKVVEKMKTFFSS